One stretch of Rhinatrema bivittatum chromosome 8, aRhiBiv1.1, whole genome shotgun sequence DNA includes these proteins:
- the BLCAP gene encoding bladder cancer-associated protein has protein sequence MYCLQWLLPVLLIPKPLNPALWFSHSMFMGFYLLSFLLERKPCTICALVFLAALFLICYSCWGNCFLYHCSDSHLPESAHDPSIVGT, from the coding sequence ATGTACTGTCTTCAGTGGCTATTGCCTGTGCTTCTGATCCCCAAACCCCTCAATCCAGCTTTGTGGTTCAGTCACTCCATGTTCATGGGGTTCTACCTGCTGAGTTTCCTATTGGAGAGAAAGCCCTGTACAATCTGTGCCTTGGTCTTCCTGGCAGCCTTGTTCCTCATCTGCTATAGCTGTTGGGGGAACTGTTTCCTGTACCACTGCAGTGACTCACACCTACCTGAATCTGCACATGATCCCAGCATAGTCGGTACCTAA